A DNA window from Luteolibacter luteus contains the following coding sequences:
- a CDS encoding Imm52 family immunity protein: protein MYSPLIGAYWPSRKETKEQCAERAAIFFDLIRSYPDLTPWFAKGKSAKAALKFPVQTSIDGILPFFRTNNRDTDHSPIVDLGFHLDLWNGDSVSLSICCGSFSPYISNFVLIEFADTPEVGSHGLVKMRSLLEVVIDIWEPDHAIAAPSQWILESGTKHPWQTKGWFNFSKSEGIIDNSL, encoded by the coding sequence ATGTATTCACCATTGATAGGTGCCTATTGGCCAAGCAGAAAAGAAACAAAGGAGCAGTGTGCAGAGCGCGCCGCAATTTTTTTTGACCTTATTCGATCGTATCCAGACCTCACACCTTGGTTTGCTAAAGGTAAATCGGCTAAGGCGGCTCTCAAGTTCCCGGTCCAAACCAGCATCGACGGAATTCTTCCCTTTTTCAGAACAAACAATCGCGATACCGATCACAGTCCGATAGTTGACCTTGGTTTCCACTTGGATCTATGGAACGGAGATTCAGTCTCTCTGTCGATCTGCTGCGGCTCGTTCTCCCCGTACATTTCAAATTTTGTTCTGATAGAGTTCGCGGATACACCTGAAGTAGGTTCACACGGCTTGGTAAAAATGCGGTCCTTGCTTGAAGTGGTAATCGACATTTGGGAACCCGATCACGCGATTGCCGCGCCGTCCCAATGGATACTTGAAAGCGGCACCAAACATCCTTGGCAAACAAAAGGGTGGTTCAACTTCAGCAAGAGTGAAGGCATCATCGATAATTCACTCTAG